From a single Porites lutea chromosome 10, jaPorLute2.1, whole genome shotgun sequence genomic region:
- the LOC140950011 gene encoding uncharacterized protein encodes MASSSLEGMFAYLWESFSAGVIQSYQGQGFLEDAPLIQQQDPLEDFKKFNSDDLIFQEYDPPLQNDGSKMAWKKSRPSEWWKSPWKAMKCIFYIQILGGLALGSLAILILVLDFNSVDLCFDRQLHGNWHTLPRNIQAIIVSAETVETYVVQMWTFLLIITMFGWRLVKKLNLLILNLLGAFCDTCYRLYLQVFGIYKRSWMSFPLNALFLVIVVSNSVLVGREIAKNSVVDRSRTLKKTIKVSAILAAQLAFGIPIAFILVYVLIPLYHSQNETTRAVIAGALPLVTAVPKVIVRLAAQRIDFLHPGDSHVLLSVLYVASAIVFRVMQAELTSLRLFIALSFAHGSVDLLERATIVFRDYLWYYIYKKLKRDVTILRADKFRTPRSMRFIADMSIQMILGESTALIAAVGFIQLYSFMYNNNTPSFTDLAQFFIRVSIALSIDFVFNSFSFWLQMPYLNFAVVRVWKRRWRKHMLVGLILTAVTMCYFTSHLFAVVKDKHSSAAKMNDFNCTGPFSRF; translated from the coding sequence ATGGCGTCGTCTAGCCTCGAAGGCATGTTTGCGTATCTGTGGGAGTCATTTTCTGCTGGAGTGATACAGTCTTATCAGGGTCAGGGATTTCTTGAAGACGCACCGTTGATTCAACAACAAGATCCACTGGAggattttaaaaagttcaacagCGATGATTTGATTTTCCAAGAATACGATCCACCTTTGCAGAATGACGGCAGTAAAATGGCGTGGAAAAAATCGCGACCTTCAGAATGGTGGAAGTCACCGTGGAAGGCCATGAAATGCATCTTTTATATCCAAATTCTCGGCGGACTGGCTCTCGGTTCTCTCGCTATTTTGATCCTAGTCCTGGATTTCAACTCCGTCGATCTGTGTTTCGATAGACAACTTCACGGGAATTGGCACACGCTTCCGCGGAATATTCAAGCCATTATAGTCTCTGCAGAAACGGTCGAGACCTATGTGGTGCAGATGTGGACATTTCTGCTGATAATCACGATGTTTGGTTGGCGGTTAGTGAAGAAACTCAATCTTTTGATTCTTAACCTTCTGGGTGCGTTTTGTGACACGTGCTACAGGCTGTACCTGCAGGTTTTTGGCATTTACAAAAGGTCGTGGATGTCCTTTCCTTTGAATGCGCTCTTTCTGGTCATTGTCGTCTCGAACTCGGTTCTTGTCGGGCGAGAAATCGCCAAGAACAGCGTAGTTGATAGATCAAGAACATTGAAGAAAACTATCAAAGTCTCAGCCATACTTGCAGCTCAGTTAGCCTTTGGAATACCGATAGCTTTTATTCTTGTTTATGTGCTTATTCCTCTGTATCACAGTCAAAACGAGACAACCAGAGCAGTCATTGCTGGAGCTCTTCCTCTGGTAACTGCCGTTCCAAAAGTCATAGTACGTTTAGCTGCGCAAAGAATCGACTTTCTTCATCCTGGAGACTCACACGTGCTGCTAAGCGTCTTGTACGTGGCTTCCGCAATCGTTTTTCGAGTCATGCAAGCCGAATTAACGAGTCTACGACTATTTATAGCCCTGAGCTTTGCCCACGGCTCTGTGGATCTGCTTGAAAGGGCAACCATCGTGTTTCGCGATTACCTGTGGTACTATATTTACAAAAAACTCAAGAGAGACGTTACGATCTTGAGAGCCGACAAATTTCGTACACCAAGAAGTATGCGTTTTATTGCTGATATGAGTATTCAGATGATTCTTGGTGAATCAACAGCTTTGATCGCAGCGGTCGGTTTCATTCAGTTGTACAGCTTCatgtacaacaacaacacaccTTCGTTTACCGACCTGGCGCAGTTTTTTATTCGCGTCTCTATAGCGCTAAgcattgattttgtttttaattcgtTCTCGTTTTGGTTACAAATGCCCTATTTGAACTTTGCGGTTGTGCGAGTCTGGAAGAGAAGATGGCGGAAACATATGCTTGTGGGTCTTATTTTGACTGCAGTGACGATGTGCTATTTTACATCTCATCTATTTGCCGTTGTTAAAGACAAGCACTCATCAGCAGCAAAAATGAATGATTTCAATTGCACAGGACCATTTTCTAGGTTTTAG
- the LOC140950012 gene encoding lys-63-specific deubiquitinase BRCC36-like — MAVDTVKIEADAYMVCLTHALSTEREEVMGLLIGEIEEEKVAHIYSVIMLQRLDKRKDRVEISPEQLSDASTQAERLGMLTSKQQPMRVIGWYHSHPHITVWPSHVDLRTQAMYQVMDARFVGLIFSCFNTDPNLGGHLKVYCFQSLNTRPDGGTTQYQRVEIELQVVHTEVLSKATLNSLSELPQILSKEEEEAYRKTLDSQDLLTTVHNSSVFTKALCQLMEVMCGPLLQTLENRLQVNLKRTAALETEKETLDREIEKLKTELQALK; from the exons ATGGCCGTCGATACCGTAAAAATCGAGGCCGACGCATATATGGTTTGTTTGACTCACGCGTTGTCCACTGAAAGAGAAGAAGTGATGGGATTATTAATAGGAGAG aTTGAAGAGGAGAAAGTAGCTCATATTTATTCAGTCATTATGCTTCAAAGACTGGACAAAAGAAAGGACAGAGTGGAAATTTCACCTGAGCAGCTTTCAGATGCCTCCACCCAGGCAGAG AGACTTGGTATGTTGACATCAAAACAGCAACCAATGAGAGTCATTGGCTGGTACCATTCTCATCCTCATATCACTGTCTGGCCTTCACATGTTG ATCTGCGCACTCAAGCAATGTATCAAGTTATGGATGCAAGATTTGTTGGCCTTATCTTTTCTTGTTTCAATACTGATCCCAATTTG gGTGGTCATCTGAAGGTGTACTGTTTTCAGTCTCTAAACACAAGGCCAGATGGGGGAACAACACA ATATCAGAGAGTAGAAATTGAACTTCAAGTCGTTCACACCGAGGTTTTGTCAAAAGCAACGTTAAACAGTTTGTCAGAGCTGCCCCAAATACTCTCGAAG GAAGAAGAGGAGGCGTACAGAAAAACATTGGA TTCCCAGGACCTTTTAACTACCGTCCACAACAGCTCAG TTTTTACCAAGGCCCTGTGCCAGCTGATGGAGGTTATGTGTGGACCGCTTCTTCAAACGCTGGAGAACAGGTTACAAGTGAATCTCAAGAGAACAGCTGCACTGGAAACAGAGAAAGAGACATTAGACAGAGAAatagagaaactgaaaactgaaTTACAGGCTTTGAAATGA